In a genomic window of Magnolia sinica isolate HGM2019 chromosome 14, MsV1, whole genome shotgun sequence:
- the LOC131225893 gene encoding UPF0481 protein At3g47200-like has protein sequence MEKERKAIERAENVSDHVAIDTNSAWLNSMNERLTASNSNPSPKDSTTIFRVPLHIRQADSGKTYDPQIISIGPFHLSNQQLQSMEEHKWRYLQNLLSRSPDSSLEDCLLEMKAMEAQARSCYSESIDIGSNEFVEMMVIDGCFIIELFLKQKEAIGVDPIHRTAWMLPLIAQDMLLLENQLPFFILQRLFELTVESTHSSLIDLAFDFYSHLFQKDDGLHHSNRSIHHLLHLFQSHLLPSPPEELHHNSYFRLPSTPAVAPPPPRLIPTATELQLAGVRFKKNDKVSSFLDVKFSKGVMEIPLLSIYGSTDQLLRNFIAFEQCLPITGSHITSYAILMNFLIDTSADVDLLNQNKIIEHSLGSNDEVARLFNQMLNGFAIDIENCYLSGLFEEVRAYSEHVWHAWRASMVRDYFSSPWAIISVIAGIFAFILTITMSFLELYSYRSTKGFTGTIFGQGQRHKSLLQYLFLFQPAWC, from the exons atggagaaagagagaaaagccATAGAGAGGGCAGAAAACGTCAGCGATcatgtagcaatagataccaatagtgCATGGTTGAATTCCATGAATGAGAGGCTGACAGCCTCTAATTCAAATCCATCTCCCAAAGATTCAACCACCATCTTCAGAGTTCCCCTACACATCCGGCAAGCTGATTCAGGCAAAACCTATGATCCCCAGATCATCTCCATCGGCCCATTTCACCTGTCCAACCAACAGCTACAATCCATGGAAGAGCACAAATGGCGGTACCTACAAAACCTCCTCTCTCGAAGCCCAGATAGTAGTCTGGAAGACTGCCTCTTGGAAATGAAGGCCATGGAAGCCCAGGCACGGAGCTGTTATTCAGAAAGCATCGATATTGGTAGCAACGAGTTCGTGGAGATGATGGTAATCGATGGTTGCTTCATCATCGAGCTCTTTCTCAAGCAGAAGGAGGCCATTGGGGTGGACCCCATTCATCGGACAGCTTGGATGCTGCCGCTTATAGCCCAAGACATGCTTCTCTTAGAAAACCAACTTCCTTTCTTCATCCTACAGCGCTTGTTCGAACTTACTGTTGAATCCACCCATTCATCTCTCATCGATCTCGCGTTTGATTTTTACAGTCATCTCTTTCAGAAGGATGATGGGTTGCACCATTCAAATCGATCCATCCATCACCTACTCCATTTATTTCAGTCACATCTACTCCCATCTCCTCCAGAGGAATTACACCACAACAGTTACTTTCGCCTCCCTAGCACACCAGCAGTGGCCCCACCACCACCGAGATTGATTCCTACGGCAACGGAACTCCAACTGGCTGGAGTTAGGTTCAAGAAGAACGACAAGGTGAGCAGCTTCTTGGACGTAAAATTCAGTAAGGGGGTGATGGAAATCCCACTTTTATCCATCTACGGATCCACTGATCAGCTGCTTCGAAACTTCATCGCCTTCGAGCAATGTCTTCCTATCACCGGATCCCACATCACTAGCTATGCCATCTTAATGAATTTCCTCATTGATACATCCGCTGATGTGGACTTACTCAACCAAAACAAGATCATCGAGCACAGTTTGGGCAGCAACGATGAGGTAGCCCGTCTCTTCAATCAGATGTTGAATGGCTTCGCCATCGATATTGAAAACTGTTACCTTTCGGGTCTCTTCGAGGAGGTTAGGGCGTATAGCGAGCATGTTTGGCATGCATGGCGGGCTAGCATGGTTCGTGACTATTTCAGCAGTCCATGGGCGATTATTTCAGTCATAGCTGGCATATTCGCTTTCATTCTCACCATTACGATGTCCTTCCTCG aattatATTCATATCGGAGCACCAAAGGCTTTACAGGGACTATATTCGGGCAGGGCCAACGGCACAAAAGCCTTCTTCAGTATCTATTCCTATTTCAACCAGCGTGGTGTTAG
- the LOC131226007 gene encoding UPF0481 protein At3g47200-like, giving the protein MEKERKAIERAENVSDHVAIDINSAWLNSMNERLTASNPNPSPKDSTTIFRVPLHIRQADSGKTYDPQIISIGPFHLSNQQLQSMEEHKWRYLQNLLSRSPDSSLEDCLLEMKAMEAQARSCYSESSDIGSNEFVEMMVIDGCFIIELFHKQKEAIGVDPIHRTAWMLPLIAQDMLLLENQLPFFILQRLFELTVESTHSSLIDLAFDFYSHLFRKDDGLHHSNRSIHHLLHLFQSHLLPSPPEELHHNGYFRLPSTPAVAPPPPRLIPTATELQLAGVRFKKNDKVSSFLDVKFSKGVMEIPLLSIYGSTDQLLRNFIAFEQCLPITGSHITSYAILMNFLIDTSADVDLLNQNKIIEHSLGSNDEVARLFNQMLNGFAIDIETCYLSGLFEEVRAYSEHVWHAWRASMVRNYFSSPWAIISLIAGIFAFILTISMSFFGIYSYLHPHRIITSNSVLINRLVNSYSM; this is encoded by the coding sequence atggagaaagagagaaaagccATAGAGAGGGCAGAAAACGTCAGCGATCatgtagcaatagatatcaatagTGCATGGTTGAATTCCATGAATGAGAGGCTGACAGCCTCTAATCCAAATCCATCTCCCAAAGATTCAACCACCATCTTCAGAGTTCCCCTACACATCCGGCAAGCTGATTCAGGCAAAACCTATGATCCCCAGATCATCTCCATCGGCCCATTTCACCTGTCCAACCAACAGCTACAATCCATGGAAGAGCACAAATGGCGGTACCTACAAAACCTCCTCTCTCGAAGCCCAGATAGTAGTCTGGAAGACTGCCTCTTGGAAATGAAGGCCATGGAAGCCCAGGCACGGAGCTGTTATTCAGAAAGCAGCGATATTGGTAGCAACGAGTTCGTGGAGATGATGGTAATCGATGGTTGCTTCATCATCGAGCTCTTTCACAAGCAGAAGGAGGCCATTGGGGTGGACCCCATTCATCGGACAGCTTGGATGCTGCCGCTTATAGCCCAAGACATGCTTCTCTTAGAAAACCAACTTCCTTTCTTCATCCTACAGCGCTTGTTCGAACTTACTGTTGAATCCACCCATTCATCTCTCATCGATCTCGCGTTTGATTTTTACAGTCATCTCTTTCGGAAGGATGATGGGTTGCACCATTCAAATCGATCCATCCATCACCTACTCCATTTATTTCAGTCACATCTACTCCCATCTCCTCCAGAGGAATTACACCACAACGGTTACTTTCGCCTCCCTAGCACACCAGCAGTGGCCCCACCACCACCGAGATTGATTCCTACGGCAACGGAACTCCAACTGGCTGGAGTTAGGTTCAAGAAGAACGACAAGGTGAGCAGCTTCTTGGACGTAAAATTCAGTAAGGGGGTGATGGAAATCCCACTTTTATCCATCTACGGATCCACTGATCAGCTGCTCCGAAACTTCATCGCCTTCGAGCAATGTCTTCCTATCACCGGATCCCACATCACTAGCTATGCCATCTTAATGAATTTCCTCATCGATACATCCGCTGATGTGGACTTACTCAACCAAAACAAGATCATCGAGCACAGTTTGGGCAGCAACGATGAGGTAGCCCGTCTCTTCAATCAGATGTTGAATGGCTTCGCCATCGATATTGAAACCTGTTACCTTTCGGGTCTCTTCGAGGAGGTTAGGGCGTATAGCGAGCACGTTTGGCATGCATGGCGAGCTAGCATGGTTCGTAACTATTTCAGCAGTCCATGGGCGATTATTTCACTGATAGCCGGGATCTTCGCTTTCATTCTCACCATTTCGATGTCCTTCTTCGGTATCTATTCGTATTTACACCCACATAGAATTATTACTTCTAATTCTGTTTTGATTAATCGTTTGGTTAATAGCTACTCTATGTAA